The Phycisphaerae bacterium DNA window AACACATGGAGCAAAAACGTCTTGTGGGTGAGAAGGATCTGCGGCCGGATTCTTTGCCTGACCGAAGCCAGGTTATCAGCCGTCCGTCATTCGGCTGGCGAGAGGGCAGAACTGTCGGCTCCTGCTACGCCTGCGCCATCGTCCTTTGCGGACCTTTGCCATGCGGACACCAGGAGACGATCTTAACATACTCCCGCCAAAGGATTTAGGTTGATTGCCGCAAAGTGCTCTGCGTTGCAGGCGAATGCCGGACTCAGCTTGTTTCCTAGGCCCTGAAAATGATATCGAGCCTCTCCTCGGTTTTCAGGACGTGTACTGCGTCGAGAGTGATGGTAACCCGAGAACCATCCTGGCTCATGCTGGCCGGCAGAGATTGACCCGCTGCCGAGACTGCGACGGACCCCGGGCGAAAGCCGGCGGCCAGGTCGAACGCCAGTTTGCGAAGAGTCAGACGGCCGTGCCGAACAACGATAGTTTCGGTTTGGGAGTCGTTCTGCCTGTTCTGCTCGAACGTCCCCCAACCCTCAGCCGATGTGAAGGCGGACCGGAAGTGATCGGGCGACATGCGAGGGGCAAACGCCAGGTAGCCCTGCGGCCCGTGATACTCGAAACCGCAGACGGCAAGGAAAACCCCGTAGCTGGCCATAGCTCGGGCATAGTGATCACCGCACTCAATCTCGTTCCAGGGGTTGCGCTTGCGGGCATGATAGCGGTCGTGGATCATCCGGGTGATGGCCAGGCCTTCCTGCACCATCCCTTCCCAGATCATATGAGCCGCGACCTGGTACTCGAACCCAGTCATGCACTCGTTGAAATAGCCGGCGA harbors:
- a CDS encoding GH116 family glycosyl hydrolase is translated as YNTLDAAWYGQIAWISSHDLAAVRAGAKMAVEMGDAGFAERCRKIVDRGGKRLVERLYNGEYFIHIPDPDKPQTVRTGDGCHIDQLFGQSWAHQVGLGRIVPLEPTLSALRSLWRYNFAPDVGPYRLMAADKIPGGRWYAMPGEGGLLMCTWPKGGMETASGGGKDAGFAGYFNECMTGFEYQVAAHMIWEGMVQEGLAITRMIHDRYHARKRNPWNEIECGDHYARAMASYGVFLAVCGFEYHGPQGYLAFAPRMSPDHFRSAFTSAEGWGTFEQNRQNDSQTETIVVRHGRLTLRKLAFDLAAGFRPGSVAVSAAGQSLPASMSQDGSRVTITLDAVHVLKTEERLDIIFRA